The Macrobrachium nipponense isolate FS-2020 chromosome 13, ASM1510439v2, whole genome shotgun sequence genome has a window encoding:
- the LOC135225874 gene encoding BET1-like protein isoform X2 → MTELGAEENELDNRNQQRSFALAGKVSTLRSLALDIENEAYEHNRLLDGMGNDFTSSDSLMGGSINRVKNLLTSGRQNRKVMCYMAGFNLCIFMVWFFLFAYF, encoded by the exons gaGCAGAAGAGAATGAGCTCGACAATAGAAATCAGCAGCGTTCATTTGCCTTGGCAGGAAAAGTTTCAACACTTCGTTCA TTGGCCCTTGACATCGAGAATGAAGCTTACGAACACAACCGATTACTGGATGGAATGGGCAACGACTTTACCAGCAGTGATAGTTTAATGGGGGGAAGTATTAACAGGGTGAAGAACCTTCTGACATCCGGACGACAAAATCGCAAAGTCATGTGTTACATGGCAGGCTTCAATCTATGTATTTTCATGGTCTGGTTTTTTCTCTTCGCGTATTTTTAG
- the LOC135225874 gene encoding BET1-like protein isoform X1: MASWGGAEENELDNRNQQRSFALAGKVSTLRSLALDIENEAYEHNRLLDGMGNDFTSSDSLMGGSINRVKNLLTSGRQNRKVMCYMAGFNLCIFMVWFFLFAYF; encoded by the exons gaGCAGAAGAGAATGAGCTCGACAATAGAAATCAGCAGCGTTCATTTGCCTTGGCAGGAAAAGTTTCAACACTTCGTTCA TTGGCCCTTGACATCGAGAATGAAGCTTACGAACACAACCGATTACTGGATGGAATGGGCAACGACTTTACCAGCAGTGATAGTTTAATGGGGGGAAGTATTAACAGGGTGAAGAACCTTCTGACATCCGGACGACAAAATCGCAAAGTCATGTGTTACATGGCAGGCTTCAATCTATGTATTTTCATGGTCTGGTTTTTTCTCTTCGCGTATTTTTAG